A single Watersipora subatra chromosome 7, tzWatSuba1.1, whole genome shotgun sequence DNA region contains:
- the LOC137400425 gene encoding uncharacterized protein, translating to MSEMLKDDEAAECLKFVTEGWPKGGKRLGSELLKLYSAKWFEDSEESETQYRVDKQTRPGGGGERIGGLNDESEEPPGATVGSGLASGDPNIAVKKISSKLQSQWKAVQVAMPAVTDDRGRAAKRERGRGRTERSGHWQKDCKVPICQWCGETGHAVSGCPCRGTGGPVSTEAGKRKGSEEVPAPQRKVRSYAEVSGGARQAAAPVPIMGKLSEVQRRIAGSRLAPKEGQAEVNRSGPIPIPSSVAPPPELPIMAQGENSHRMPVRPVSTLESVVKTEGAESEVEESLLAQLPISEPVESSGGIGGGSVVGDRGHGGGDRGHGGGDGGHGGGDRGHGGGDGSGGDQASSAAEYDSSPGLLESDGTQDVLMDEDLG from the exons ATGTCGGAAATGTTGAAAGATGATGAGGCTGCTGAATGTTTGAAATTTGTTACGGAAGGTTGGCCGAAAGGCGGCAAAAGGTTGGGCAGTGAGCTTCTAAAGCTTTATAGTGCAAAG TGGTTTGAGGATAGTGAGGAAAGTGAAACACAGTACCGGGTAGACAAGCAGACTAGGCCTGGTGGAGGCGGGGAGAGAATAGGTGGTTTAAATGATGAATCGGAGGAACCACCCGGCGCCACGGTTGGAAGTGGCCTAGCCAGTGGGGATCCCAAT ATTGCTGTAAagaaaatttcatcaaaactaCAATCTCAATGGAAAGCAGTTCAGGTGGCGATGCCAGCAGTGACGGATGACCGGGGAAGAGCAgcaaagagagagagggggagaggaaGGACGGA GAGAAGTGGACACTGGCAGAAGGACTGCAAGGTACCCATCTGCCAGTGGTGTGGCGAGACCGGGCACGCGGTTAGTGGATGCCCATGCCGAGGTACAGGTGGTCCAGTGAGCACGGAGGCAGGGAAAAGGAAGGGCAGTGAGGAAGTACCAGCGCCTCAGAGGAAGGTGAGGAGTTATGCTGAGGTGAGTGGCGGTGCTAGGCAAGCTGCTGCACCAGTACCCATTATGGGGAAG TTGTCCGAAGTTCAGAGGAGGATTGCGGGTAGTAGGCTTGCACCGAAGGAGGGTCAGGCCGAGGTAAACAGGTCTGGGCCTATACCAATTCCCAGCTCTGTGGCGCCACCCCCTGAGCTACCGATTATGGCCCAGGGGGAAAATTCCCACAGGATGCCTGTTAGGCCCGTCTCCACTTTGGAGAGCGTGGTCAAGACAGAAGGGGCGGAATCTGAGGTTGAGGAGTCGTTACTGGCCCAACTACCAATTTCCGAGCCAGTTGAGAGTAGTGGTGGTATTGGTGGAGGCAGTGTTGTTGGTGacagaggtcacggtggtggtgacagaggtcacggtggtggtgacggaggtcacggtgggggtgacagaggtcacggtggtggtgacggAAGTGGAGGAGATCAGGCAAGTAGTGCGGCCGAGTACGACAGCAGCCCCGGGTTGCTCGAGAGCGATGGTACACAGGATGTGTTGATGGACGAAGACCTGGGTTAA